A single region of the Methylocystis echinoides genome encodes:
- a CDS encoding ATPase domain-containing protein, with translation MADSVIHIPRFPSGVPGLDDVLGGGLPKGALLLVLGPPGSGKTTVALQFLLQAVRSGETCLLASNAESPQQLSGIAASHGWRLDGVHMTGLSDPCVEEQSDYTLFPEAEVEIGETLQHLFSEVERLKPTLLVLDTVSSLRVVAPTPAFHRRQLRLIRDYMAARSCTTVMLDEASSGEKDMRTQTLADGVLELQQFDCAYGADRRRLRIRKLRGCSYLSGAHDFSINAGGLIVYPRLVAQSYATTPSAEPLRSDDEQIDNLTGGGFPRGSSTLVVGPAGIGKSTITTLYVMAGAMHNENSCVLLFDESVETHLTRSEGLGLGITAARDAGRVSIMHLDLAELSVGQIAALVIKEVEEKDVKIVVIDTLNGYLQSAMDEPTVLLHIRELVSYLGRRGVTTFLTLTQHGILGPEITAPIDLSFLADNVFLLRYFEKKGAIHKALSVVKKRSGPHETTIREFLLGPGSVQVGEPLVGFTGVLTGTPVCGGDVESTGRMDG, from the coding sequence ATGGCTGACTCAGTGATCCATATCCCGCGCTTTCCGTCTGGCGTCCCAGGGCTGGACGACGTCCTGGGAGGGGGGCTTCCAAAGGGCGCGCTGCTTTTGGTGCTTGGACCGCCTGGCAGCGGGAAGACGACGGTTGCGCTGCAATTCCTGCTTCAGGCTGTCCGATCTGGTGAAACCTGCCTTCTCGCCTCCAATGCAGAGTCGCCGCAACAGCTCAGCGGTATCGCCGCATCTCACGGCTGGCGACTTGATGGCGTGCATATGACGGGGCTCTCCGACCCTTGTGTCGAGGAACAGTCGGATTACACGCTGTTTCCCGAGGCCGAGGTAGAGATCGGCGAGACGCTCCAGCATCTGTTCTCGGAAGTGGAAAGGCTCAAGCCGACACTGCTGGTGCTCGATACGGTTTCAAGTCTCAGGGTTGTCGCGCCCACGCCAGCCTTCCATCGCCGCCAGCTCAGACTCATCCGCGACTACATGGCCGCGCGATCCTGTACGACGGTCATGCTCGATGAAGCGTCTTCGGGCGAAAAAGACATGCGCACCCAAACCCTCGCTGACGGCGTCCTGGAATTGCAGCAGTTCGACTGCGCCTATGGCGCTGATCGACGTCGACTGCGAATACGGAAACTGCGGGGGTGCAGCTATCTCAGCGGAGCCCATGATTTTAGCATCAACGCGGGAGGGCTGATTGTCTATCCTCGCCTCGTCGCTCAAAGCTACGCAACGACGCCGAGCGCCGAGCCCTTACGAAGCGACGACGAGCAAATCGATAATCTGACCGGCGGCGGATTCCCAAGGGGCTCGAGCACGCTTGTCGTGGGACCGGCGGGAATCGGAAAATCGACGATCACGACGCTTTACGTGATGGCCGGCGCCATGCACAATGAGAACAGTTGCGTGCTCCTTTTCGACGAAAGCGTCGAGACGCATCTGACTCGAAGCGAGGGCCTGGGTCTTGGAATAACTGCCGCAAGGGACGCGGGGCGCGTCAGCATCATGCACCTTGATCTTGCGGAGCTCAGCGTCGGCCAGATCGCGGCTCTCGTGATCAAGGAGGTCGAGGAGAAAGACGTAAAGATCGTCGTGATCGATACGTTGAACGGCTACCTCCAGTCGGCGATGGATGAGCCCACCGTGCTGTTGCATATACGCGAGCTCGTCTCCTATCTGGGCCGCCGCGGCGTCACCACCTTCCTGACGCTCACCCAGCACGGCATCCTCGGACCCGAAATTACCGCGCCCATCGACCTCAGCTTCCTGGCCGACAACGTCTTTCTGCTGCGTTACTTCGAGAAAAAGGGAGCCATTCACAAGGCTTTGTCGGTTGTAAAGAAGCGCAGCGGCCCACACGAGACCACCATTCGCGAGTTTTTGTTGGGTCCAGGCTCCGTTCAGGTGGGCGAGCCTCTCGTGGGGTTCACCGGCGTATTGACAGGCACGCCTGTCTGCGGAGGCGACGTGGAGTCGACAGGTAGAATGGATGGTTGA
- a CDS encoding hybrid sensor histidine kinase/response regulator codes for MAQETLARSGVASCICADLHQLRLETTRGAGCLLIAEEALPRVHADDSNCLVGDEPPWSSLPIVVLLGRGSSFRRSPLLRALEARPNVSFLERPVPRRTFVSATRAAVEARKLQYKTRDTLEELKAANRKKDEFLATLSHELRNPLAPIRNAISVLRHLLGDHASGETVNKLLSMVERQTDHLVRLVDDLLEVSRITTGKVKLKIGKVNLHEVVRQAVEISEPLITTARHQLKIRETGEDLFVEGDAVRLTQVVTNLLTNSARYTPTGGTIAVELRREGPVAVVSVADNGIGISENMLPRVFELFSQSRAAASGGKGGLGVGLALVKDLVEMHGGAVAARSDGVGRGSEFVIRLPLTTADGVTSVVKDKAPNLDLAGRRVLIVDDDHDVADSLAMLLNSFGADVRVAYSGAQALSCIADFKPDLAFLDLGMPEVDGCETARRIRLTGQGADIRLIAVSGWGQEKDRQLAKEAGFTEHFTKPITISSLRQIMEAVDQNASATNGPLPMGEMQLPN; via the coding sequence TTGGCCCAGGAGACGCTTGCCCGGAGCGGCGTGGCTTCCTGCATCTGCGCCGATCTTCATCAGCTTCGCCTGGAGACGACCCGCGGCGCGGGCTGTTTGCTGATTGCGGAGGAGGCGCTCCCGCGGGTTCACGCGGATGATAGCAATTGTCTGGTGGGTGACGAACCCCCTTGGTCTTCGTTGCCGATCGTCGTCCTTCTTGGAAGAGGCTCCTCGTTTCGTAGGTCCCCCTTGTTACGCGCACTCGAGGCGCGTCCCAATGTAAGCTTTCTCGAACGACCGGTGCCGCGGCGGACTTTTGTCAGCGCAACCCGCGCCGCCGTCGAGGCGCGGAAGCTGCAGTACAAAACCAGAGACACGCTCGAAGAGCTCAAGGCCGCCAATCGAAAAAAGGACGAATTCCTGGCGACCTTGTCCCATGAGTTGCGCAACCCCCTCGCGCCAATTCGCAACGCCATCTCTGTCCTGCGACATCTTCTTGGCGATCACGCCTCGGGCGAGACGGTGAACAAGCTTCTCTCGATGGTCGAACGACAGACCGACCACCTTGTCCGGCTCGTCGACGATCTTCTGGAGGTTTCGAGAATCACCACGGGAAAGGTCAAGCTGAAAATAGGCAAGGTGAATCTTCATGAAGTCGTCCGCCAGGCGGTCGAGATCAGCGAGCCTCTGATCACCACGGCCCGCCATCAGCTCAAAATCCGGGAAACGGGGGAAGATCTGTTTGTCGAAGGCGATGCGGTTCGCCTTACGCAGGTGGTCACCAATTTGCTCACCAACTCCGCGAGATATACGCCGACTGGCGGGACGATCGCGGTTGAGTTGAGGCGGGAGGGTCCGGTTGCAGTCGTCAGCGTGGCTGACAACGGCATTGGTATCTCCGAGAACATGCTGCCACGGGTATTTGAGCTTTTCTCACAGTCTCGCGCCGCTGCGAGCGGCGGCAAAGGCGGCCTCGGCGTTGGCCTCGCATTGGTGAAAGATCTCGTCGAAATGCATGGTGGCGCGGTCGCCGCACGCAGTGACGGAGTCGGCAGAGGTAGCGAGTTCGTCATTCGCCTTCCTTTAACAACTGCTGACGGCGTCACCAGTGTCGTGAAGGACAAAGCCCCCAATCTGGATCTCGCCGGGCGGCGCGTCCTGATAGTCGACGACGATCATGACGTCGCCGATAGTCTCGCCATGCTGTTGAATTCATTTGGAGCGGATGTAAGAGTCGCCTACAGCGGTGCCCAAGCGCTTTCCTGCATCGCCGACTTCAAACCTGACCTTGCTTTTCTGGATCTTGGCATGCCGGAGGTCGACGGCTGCGAGACCGCCCGGCGAATCCGGTTGACAGGTCAGGGAGCAGACATCCGCTTGATTGCGGTGAGTGGCTGGGGCCAAGAAAAGGACCGCCAGCTCGCCAAGGAGGCAGGCTTTACCGAACATTTCACCAAACCAATAACGATAAGTTCGCTCAGGCAGATCATGGAAGCCGTGGACCAGAACGCATCAGCGACAAACGGCCCTCTTCCAATGGGCGAGATGCAACTGCCCAATTAA
- a CDS encoding outer membrane protein — MKTLLLASTLLASIAAGSAFAADLPSRKAPILPPPPPPPMWTGFYAGLNAGYGFGTNSNVQALALGQDATVSTLYRGVVDSQPIYLPAADAAATYYPSLPTGAGLAQSGSFANTQSGFIGGGQVGYNYQWGANFVVGLEADMQGTGIRGRSHGVGIGGASTTNPLLCFDGEGCSGTMTHNATSIGSTTVNAGVDWIGTVRGRLGYLFTPTMLVYATGGLTYGGVYANVQNYAVTSLSAQVSNDVKIPALDAFPMGLGGGTNHTFYGGGSRSQTLVGWNVGGGLEWRFMPNWSLKAEGIYWNMGNMNVPTASFAAAPVSVNWSSPLSANNPLATVGNVRVNYQGVIARMGINYHFNWGGSAPVVAQY, encoded by the coding sequence ATGAAAACGCTTCTTCTCGCCTCAACCCTTTTGGCAAGCATTGCTGCGGGATCGGCGTTCGCCGCCGATCTTCCCTCCCGCAAGGCTCCGATCCTGCCGCCGCCCCCTCCCCCGCCAATGTGGACGGGCTTCTACGCCGGTCTCAATGCTGGCTATGGCTTCGGCACAAACAGTAACGTTCAAGCACTCGCCCTGGGCCAGGACGCCACGGTTTCCACCCTCTACCGGGGGGTAGTGGACAGCCAGCCGATCTATCTTCCGGCGGCAGACGCGGCAGCAACATACTATCCCAGTCTGCCGACGGGCGCCGGCCTCGCGCAGTCTGGCAGCTTTGCCAATACGCAGAGCGGGTTTATCGGCGGCGGCCAAGTCGGTTATAACTATCAGTGGGGCGCGAACTTCGTCGTCGGCCTCGAGGCCGACATGCAAGGAACCGGCATCCGTGGCCGAAGCCATGGCGTTGGCATCGGCGGAGCCAGCACAACAAATCCTCTCCTTTGCTTTGACGGAGAGGGATGTAGCGGCACCATGACACACAATGCCACATCGATCGGCAGCACGACGGTGAATGCGGGAGTCGATTGGATTGGTACTGTCCGCGGGCGCCTGGGATATCTGTTCACGCCCACCATGCTTGTCTACGCCACGGGCGGCCTGACATACGGCGGCGTTTACGCTAATGTCCAGAACTATGCTGTTACAAGTCTCTCGGCACAGGTAAGCAACGACGTCAAAATTCCCGCACTTGACGCTTTTCCAATGGGTCTTGGCGGCGGCACCAACCATACCTTCTATGGTGGCGGCTCGAGGTCGCAGACGCTGGTTGGCTGGAATGTCGGCGGCGGTCTTGAATGGAGGTTCATGCCGAACTGGTCGCTCAAGGCCGAAGGCATCTATTGGAACATGGGCAACATGAATGTTCCGACTGCATCCTTCGCTGCGGCGCCGGTCTCGGTGAACTGGTCTTCTCCGCTCTCCGCGAACAATCCGCTTGCGACAGTCGGAAATGTTCGTGTGAACTATCAGGGCGTCATCGCTCGCATGGGTATCAACTACCATTTCAACTGGGGCGGATCCGCTCCAGTAGTCGCGCAATACTGA
- a CDS encoding SufE family protein, whose amino-acid sequence MHSDNIAEEFLRLEDWDDRYRYLIQLGLKLGPMPRDAYVDSNRVHGCSNNVWLQTIVSADADGSPRLSFRADSDAHIVRGHLAIVLDIYSDHTADEILASDPSLLFSALGLSKELGSNRANGLRARVTRIKNDATAAPSVT is encoded by the coding sequence ATGCATAGCGACAACATTGCCGAAGAGTTCCTGCGACTTGAAGATTGGGATGACCGTTACCGGTACCTCATTCAACTCGGTCTGAAGCTGGGACCAATGCCGAGAGATGCATACGTCGATAGCAACAGGGTTCACGGCTGCTCCAACAATGTCTGGCTCCAAACCATCGTAAGCGCAGATGCAGATGGCAGTCCGAGGCTTTCGTTCCGAGCCGATAGCGACGCCCATATTGTTCGGGGACATCTTGCGATTGTTCTCGACATCTATTCAGACCACACGGCAGACGAAATTCTCGCAAGCGATCCGTCCCTGCTTTTTTCTGCGTTGGGCCTGTCGAAAGAACTCGGGAGCAATCGAGCGAACGGCCTCCGCGCCCGCGTCACCCGAATAAAGAACGACGCCACAGCCGCCCCTTCTGTAACATAA
- a CDS encoding c-type cytochrome, with protein sequence MKHVSSTVCLAILGMLIVSPASTQSLYPPEIPKDDARLLASNCMQCHGTNGQPRSGGNSSLVGTTYYKLRQQLLDLAAKSPASDSQKELMIVHAATYYRLSPKQIDAIAAYLSGN encoded by the coding sequence ATGAAACATGTTTCCTCGACAGTCTGTCTAGCGATTTTAGGCATGCTCATTGTGTCGCCCGCATCGACCCAGAGCCTGTATCCGCCCGAAATCCCAAAAGATGACGCACGCCTCCTGGCCTCAAACTGCATGCAATGTCACGGGACGAACGGTCAGCCGCGCAGCGGCGGCAATAGTAGCCTTGTCGGGACGACCTATTACAAGCTCCGTCAGCAGCTCCTTGATCTGGCGGCGAAATCCCCAGCCTCAGATTCCCAAAAGGAACTGATGATCGTTCATGCCGCTACGTACTACAGGCTGAGCCCGAAGCAGATCGACGCGATTGCTGCTTACCTGTCAGGCAACTGA